From the genome of Streptacidiphilus sp. PB12-B1b:
TCCCCGAGCAGGGTGCACCCCGGGGTGGTCGCGGCGGCTGCGGCGAGGGCCCGCAGCGCGGAGGTGAAGCGGCGGTACCACGGCGCTCCGCCCTCGACCCGGGCCGGGTTCCAGCCCGCGCCGAGCTCCGGACCGCGCAGCAGCCGGTCGACCTCGTCGTCCTCGCCCGGCGAGTCGATCCGCAGCAGCGTGCCCTCTGCCAGGGCCACGTCACCGCGCAGCACGGCCTGCCAGGCCAGGACGGCAGGGTCGGGGCAGCCGGCCCGGCGCACGGCCGCGCGGAACAGCTCGACGCGTCGACTGCCGGGGTTGCCGACCACGGTGAAGTGCGTTTCGCCGGGCGGGCGTTGGGCGTGCACGACGGCGCCTATTCGGCGACGGCGACGTAGTGCCACAACTCGCCGTTGTAGTCCTGCGGCTTCTCCTGCTCGCTGAGGTCGACGTCGACCCCGGCCGGTTCCAGGGCCTGCCGCAGCCGCTCGACCATCCCGTCGCTCAGGAAGTGGTGGTGCAGGTCGAGCCGCTTGAGGTGGGTGAGCGGCTGGCCCGACAGCAGGGCCTCGGCCCCGGCGTCGGTGAGCACGCCCATGGACAGGGCCAGCGTCTCCAGCGCGGGCACCACCGGGGCGTGGGCGACGGCCTCGGCGATGGCGTCCTCGATATCGCTGTCCTGCAACCCGAGGTGGCGCAGCCGCGGGAAGCGGACCCCGGAGAGCAGCGGGGCCAGGTCGGCGACGGTGGTGTCGGCCCCGTACTCCTCGGCGCCCAGCCACAGCTCCAGGCGCTCCAGGGCGGGCAGTTCGCTGTCGGATATGCCGCGCACCACCGCCGCCGACATGCCGCCGGACTCCAGCCGCAGGGTGCGCAGCGACGCGTGCCGCACCGGCGTGAACTCCCGGTGACCGCCGCGGGCACCGAGCACCTCCAGCTCGGGGTAGGCCACCAGCAGTGGTGCCAGGTCGGTCTGTTCGATCCAGGAGATCTCGTTCTCCTCCGAGATGAGGTCCGCCAGGAAGAACGCCTTGAGGGCCGGGAAGCGGTCCTTGAGGTCGATCACGCGCTGCAGTTCGGGGCCGAGGCTGTCCTCGTACAGGTCCTCGCCCCAGGCGCCGAGCACCAGCGCGGTGACCCTGGTGGTGTCCACATGGGCCAGGAACCGCTCCCAGATCTGCCCGATGCCGTCGTCGGAGTTCCAGTCGTAGCGGATCCGCCAGGCGACCTCGTCCGGGGCCGGCAGGTCGTCCGGGATGATGACCGAGGGCAGGTCGTACACCGGCAGCCCGTTCAGCTCGGTCAGGTGTTGTGCGTACATGGCGGCGGCTCCCTCGCATGGTCGGACAGTGGCCCTGTTCCTATCAGGTGTGACTGACATCGCGGTTTCAGGGGCCTGGCGAAGGGGAGTCGGGGGCGGCCGCGCGGCCGGTTGTCAGTGGCGCCTCGTAGTGTCCGGGACATGGAGCCGACGGACCCTCAGCGGGCCGTAGCGGAAGGGGAAGCCATGTTCCGACAGGGAGACGTACTCCTGGTTCCGATCGCGGAGGGGGCGGTGCCGCCGCTGGTGCACGCCCTCCCCCAGCAGGCGCGGGACGGCCGCGGTCGGCTCGTGCTGGCCCGGGGCGAGGCGACCGGGCACACGCACGCCGTGGTCGGCCCCGGTTCGCTGGCACGCGAGTCGGACGAGTTCGGCCAGGCGTGGCTGCACCTGGCCGAGGGCGGCCGGGTGGTGCACGAGGAGCACGCGGCGATAGCGCTGGCCCGGGGCTGGTACCGGATCGTCAGGCAGCGCGAGTACACCCCGGGAAGCCTCCGCGTCGTCGCGGACTGACGTGCCGACAACCACCACGCAGAACTGCCGGATCGAAGGAGATGACGCATGAGCGGTTCGACCTCTACCCACACGGGCACCGACTGGCGGGCCGTGGCGCTGCGCACCGGGCCCGCCGACCGGGCCGCCGCAGAGGCCGGTGTGCGCGCCGCCTACCGCTCGGCGGGGCTGGCCGAGCCCTGCACGGTGGTCTGGTTCGACTCACCGCTGCAGGCGACGGCCGCCGCGCTGCTGCTGACCGGAGCCGACGCCGTCGTCCGCGAGGCCGTCGTCCGCGACCCGGCGACAGGCGCACCGGCCGACAGTGCCGACACCGGAGCCGGAGCCGACGCCGAGCGGGTGCTGGCCGAGGCGGCACGCATCCTCGCCGGGCACGGCGTCGCCGCCGAGCCGGGCGCTGCGGGCGGCAGCGTCCGCGAGGCCCTGCGCACCGCCCCGTGGGAGGCCGCGCGCCGCCGCAGCCTGACCGCCCTGGGGCCGACCGACTGGTCCGAGCACTGGTCCCGGACCGGCGGCGAGCTCTGGCTCCGCATCAGCGATCTGACCCAGCGCATACGCGGCGCGGTGGCCGACCGCCTGGGCGGCCCGGACGATCCGACCCGACCGGTCGGCCCGGCCCGCTCGGCCGTGCGCCTGGCCATGCTGGACGCGCTCTGCGGTCAGCACGACGCCGCCTGGCTGTCCGCCCTGGCCGAGGCCCCCGAACTGGACGGCCTGGCCCGCACGGCCGCCGCCGCGGGCTGGTGGTGGCCCTACCGCGATGTGGTCCTGCTGACGGAGCGTCCGATCGCCCTGCACCAGGACGAACCGGGCCGACTGCACTGCGCCGACGGCCCCGCGCTGGCCTTCCCGGACGGCTTCGCCCTGCACGCCTGGCGGGGCATGCCGGTCCCGGCGGGCTTCCTGGACCGCCTGGCCGCGCTGACCGCAGCCGACATCCGCACCGAGGCCAATGCGGAGCTGCGCCGGGTCATGCTCGAGTACTACGGCTACGAGCGCTACCTCGCCGAGTCCGGCGCCACCCCGGTCCACCGGGACGAGACCGGCGTGCTGTGGCGGATAGAACTGCCCGGGGACGAGGCAGTGGTGACGGTCGAGGTGGTCAACTCCACTCCGGAGCCGGACGGCAGCCACCGGGTCTACTGGCTCCGGGTGCCGCCGCGCACCCGCACCGCCCGCGAGGGCGTCGCCTGGACCTTCGGCCTCACCGCCGAGGAGTACCAGCCCGCGCTCCAGACCTGACCACGGGCGCGGCGATCGGCGGCGACTCGCCGCCGTGCGGGTGAGGGTGCCGGGTTCCCGGCCCCGCGCACGGTAGCTGTATGCGCACACACCGTCAAACAGGAGGTAGTCGTGCGAGGTCGTCTTGCTGTCGTGGGGGCCGTCGGGGTCCTGGTCGTCTGGGCCGCGGGCCCGGCGGGCGCGGAGGTCGGCGACACCGTGTCGGCCAACCCCACCGGAGTGATCGCCAAGGACGGGACGGTCACCCTGTCCGGCACGTACCAGTGCGAGTCGTCCACCGGAACGGTGGTCAGCAGCACGCTCGTCTCCGGCTCCACCTACAGCAGCATCGGCGGCAGCGCGCCCGCCGTCTGCGACGGCGCGGAGCACACCTGGCAGAACACGGGCAAGCCCTTCCCGGCGGCCTCGGCCGGCCCGGTCACGGTGGAGGTGTCCCTGGTCCAGCTGCAGTGGACGCCGTCCTCCCTCATCCCGCAGATCGACCGCCTGGCCGACCAGCGCCAACAGGTCACCCTGGTCCCCACCGCCGGCTGACCCCGCCCCCGCGCCGTCGGCCGGCCCCGCGCCCCTCCCCTGTCCGGGCCCCGCACCCGGCCGACGCGCCCCCCAGCGGGCACGCAACTCAACCCTTGACGCAGACGAGCTGCTTGAGCTGGGCGACGACCTCGACCAGGTCGGTCTGCTGGGCCATGACCTTCTCGATGGGCTTGTACGCGCCCGGGATCTCGTCCACGACGCCGGAGTCCTTGCGGCACTCCACGCCGCGGGTCTGCTCCTCCAGGTCGCGGACGCCGAACTTCTTCTTGGCCGCCGTCCGGGACATCTTCCGGCCCGCGCCGTGCGAGGCCGAGTTGAAGGCGGCCTCGTTGCCCAGGCCCTTGACGATGTACGAGCCGGTGCCCATGGAGCCCGGGATGATGCCGAACTCGCCGGAGCCCGCGCGGATCGCGCCCTTGCGGGTCACCAGCAGCTCCTGGCCGTCGTACGTCTCCTCGCTGACGTAGTTGTGGTGGCAGCTGATGACCTGGTCGAAGGTGACCTTGGCGCGGGCGAACTCCTTGCGGACGACGGTCTGGAAGAGCGCCATCATCAGGGCGCGGTTGTGCTTGGCGTACTCCTGGGCCCAGAAGAGGTCCTGGCGGTAGGCGGCCATCTGCGGGGTGTCCGAGATGAAGACGGCGAGGTCGCGGTCGACCAGGCCCTGGTTGTGCGGCAGCGAACGGGCCACGTTCATGTGGTGCTCCGCCAGTTCCTTGCCGATGTTGCGGGAGCCGGAGTGCAGCATCAGCCAGACCGAGCCGCTGGTGTCGAGGCAGAACTCCACGAAGTGGTTGCCGCTGCCGAGCGAGCCCATCTGCGCCATGGCGCGCTCCCGGCGCCCGTGCACCTGCGGGGCGATGCCGTCGAAGCGGGACCAGAAGTCGTCCCACCCGGCGGTCGGGTAGCCGTGCAGGGTGCGCGGGTCGACCACCTCGGCGTGGGCGGCCCGGCCGACCGGGATGGCCTCCTCGATCTTCGAGCGGAGCCGGCCGAGGTTGTCCGGCAGGTCGCGGGCGGTGAGCGAGGTCCTGACCGCGCTCATGCCGCAGCCGATGTCCACGCCGACGGCGGCCGGGCACACGGCGCCCTTCATGGCGATGACGGACCCCACGGTCGCGCCCTTGCCCAGGTGGACGTCGGGCATGACGGCCAGGCCCTGGATCCACGGCAGGGTGGAGATGTTGCGCAGCTGCTGCATGGCCTGGCTCTCGACCGCAGCCGGATCGGTCCACATCCGTATGGGTACGCGGACGCCGGGGACCTGGGTGTACGACATGGTGCTTCGACCTCCGGGGTCGGTGAAAGTCTACGTCTGTTGCCGTACGAACGACCGGTACGGCGCGGGTGAGGCGGGTGCTCAGCTCTGTGGAGTGGCGGCGGAGGGGCGTCGCCCGGGGGAGGTGCGCACGCTGACGCGTCCGCGTATCGACTCGACCCGCATGGTGATGCCTCCTCTCCACCGCCGGGGACCGGCTCGAATGCCGGTCGCAGGCACTATCTAGCCACGCCGCAGAAGGGCGGTGCAACGCGTTTTCCGCGCACGGCAGCGGCCCCCGTCTCTGTGTTCGAGGCGGGGGCCGCTGCCGTGGTCCGGCCGGTCGCAGCAGATGTGACGCCGCGTCAGTCCGGTTGGGTGTTCAGGGGTGGATCAGTGCAGGACCATCGGCACCGAGGCGTCGCCGATCTCCTCGCCGACACCGCCGGCGACCGGGGCCACCGCTTCGCGGCCGACGTTGACCAGGGTGAGGGCGATCGCCGCCGCCACCACCAGGATGCCGACCGCGACCCAGATCGCGGCGACGTAGCCGTGCACCGAGGCCTGGTTGATCAGGGCCGGGTTGCCGCCGTGGGCCTTGAGGTAGCTGGTGGTGGCGTTGACCGCGACCGTGCTGAGCAGCGCGGTCCCGATCGAGCCGCCGACCTGCTGCGAGGTGTTGATCATCGCCGAGGCGACACCCGCGTCCGCGGCCTGGACCCGGTAGGAGGACAGGCTCATGGCGGGCATGAAGGCGGTACCCATGCCCAGGCCGAGCAGGATCAGGCCGGGCAGGATCACCGACGCGTAGGAGCTGGTGACCGAGAGCCGGGTGAGGATCAGCATGCCGACCGCGGCGACGACGAAGCCGGGGCCCATCAGCAGGCGCGGCGGGACGCGGGTCATCAGCCGGGCGCCGATCTGGGTGGAGCCGGTGATCATGCCCGCGATCATGGGCAGGAAGGCGACGCCGGTCATGACCGG
Proteins encoded in this window:
- a CDS encoding DUF6299 family protein, giving the protein MRGRLAVVGAVGVLVVWAAGPAGAEVGDTVSANPTGVIAKDGTVTLSGTYQCESSTGTVVSSTLVSGSTYSSIGGSAPAVCDGAEHTWQNTGKPFPAASAGPVTVEVSLVQLQWTPSSLIPQIDRLADQRQQVTLVPTAG
- a CDS encoding STM4015 family protein; translation: MYAQHLTELNGLPVYDLPSVIIPDDLPAPDEVAWRIRYDWNSDDGIGQIWERFLAHVDTTRVTALVLGAWGEDLYEDSLGPELQRVIDLKDRFPALKAFFLADLISEENEISWIEQTDLAPLLVAYPELEVLGARGGHREFTPVRHASLRTLRLESGGMSAAVVRGISDSELPALERLELWLGAEEYGADTTVADLAPLLSGVRFPRLRHLGLQDSDIEDAIAEAVAHAPVVPALETLALSMGVLTDAGAEALLSGQPLTHLKRLDLHHHFLSDGMVERLRQALEPAGVDVDLSEQEKPQDYNGELWHYVAVAE
- a CDS encoding RtcB family protein — translated: MSYTQVPGVRVPIRMWTDPAAVESQAMQQLRNISTLPWIQGLAVMPDVHLGKGATVGSVIAMKGAVCPAAVGVDIGCGMSAVRTSLTARDLPDNLGRLRSKIEEAIPVGRAAHAEVVDPRTLHGYPTAGWDDFWSRFDGIAPQVHGRRERAMAQMGSLGSGNHFVEFCLDTSGSVWLMLHSGSRNIGKELAEHHMNVARSLPHNQGLVDRDLAVFISDTPQMAAYRQDLFWAQEYAKHNRALMMALFQTVVRKEFARAKVTFDQVISCHHNYVSEETYDGQELLVTRKGAIRAGSGEFGIIPGSMGTGSYIVKGLGNEAAFNSASHGAGRKMSRTAAKKKFGVRDLEEQTRGVECRKDSGVVDEIPGAYKPIEKVMAQQTDLVEVVAQLKQLVCVKG
- a CDS encoding DUF6745 domain-containing protein, translated to MSGSTSTHTGTDWRAVALRTGPADRAAAEAGVRAAYRSAGLAEPCTVVWFDSPLQATAAALLLTGADAVVREAVVRDPATGAPADSADTGAGADAERVLAEAARILAGHGVAAEPGAAGGSVREALRTAPWEAARRRSLTALGPTDWSEHWSRTGGELWLRISDLTQRIRGAVADRLGGPDDPTRPVGPARSAVRLAMLDALCGQHDAAWLSALAEAPELDGLARTAAAAGWWWPYRDVVLLTERPIALHQDEPGRLHCADGPALAFPDGFALHAWRGMPVPAGFLDRLAALTAADIRTEANAELRRVMLEYYGYERYLAESGATPVHRDETGVLWRIELPGDEAVVTVEVVNSTPEPDGSHRVYWLRVPPRTRTAREGVAWTFGLTAEEYQPALQT